The Lipingzhangella halophila genomic interval CGGTATAGGTACCTGGCTCAACTGGGGGTTCGGCCTGGTCATCGGCGGAATCGTCGCCCAGAAGCTCGCGCTGCACGTTCGCGGGCTGCACTACCCGCTGGCCATCGCCTCGGCCTACTCCGGGTTCGCGCTCTACGGCGTCGGCCTGTCGGGCTCCGTCCCGCTCGTCATCGCCACCAAGGGGCACTTCCTTGAGGACCAGATCGGGATCGTCGGCCTGGGCGAGACCATCTTCTCCCCCGTCATCCTCACCACGGTGGCGCTGGTCATCGTGCTGCTGCCGCTGTTCAACGCGCTACTGCACCCCAAGCGCGACGCCGAGGTCACCGAGATCGACCCCGGCACCGTCCCGGCGGCCCCCACCGAACCGGAGGCCGGGGCGGAGCGCGAGCGCACGTTCAGCAGCTGGCTGAACGACAGCCCGGTCATCGGAATCGCCATCGGCGCCCTGGGGATGCTCTGGGTGGTGCTGCACTTCAGCAACGGCGGCTCGCTGGAGCTCAACACCGTCAACTTCCTCTTCGTGTTCCTCGGGCTGCTGCTGTTCGCCCGCCCCTCCCGGTACCTCGCCACCCTGCAGGACGGCGTCCGCACGATCGCCGGGATCGTCATCCAGTACCCCTTCTACGCGGGCATCATGGCGATCCTCGTCGGCTCCGGCCTGATGGTCACCATCGCCGAGGGTTTCGCTTCGGCGGCCAGCGCGGAGTCCCTGCCGCTGTGGTCCTTCGTCTCCGGCGGACTGATCAACATCCTCGCCCCCTCGGGCGGTGGGCAGTGGGCCGTCCAGGGTCCGGTGATGATGGAGACCGCGCGGACGCTCGGCGCCGACGTCGCCGCAACGGCGGTCGCGGTCCAGGTCGGCGACCAGTGGACCAACATGATCCAGCCGTTCTGGATCCTGCCGGTCCTGGCGATCTCCAAGCTCCACCTGCGGGACGTCATGGGCTACCTGGTCCTCGTCCTGGTCTTCCTCGGAGTCCTGTTCGGCGGCGCCATGCTCACCTGGGGCTACCTGGCGGCATGATGGCCGCAGCGGACAGCGGCACTACGGAAGGGTTAGCCATGCGGTTCAGCCAGCGGCCAGAAGGCTCCACGTGGGGCGACTTTCCCGAAGACGACCAGGGCGGCATGGTGGGGCGGCTGAACCTCCTCACCCCCGAGAAGGTGCGCCAGGGCGCGGCGGAGGTCCGCGAGGGACGCGCGTTCAGCCTCAGCCTCCCCCTGGACTGCCCGTACCGGCCGGCGCTCAACCCGAACCGGTTGCCGCCCGTGGTGCGCCCGACGCTCCGCCAGGGATTCGTGAACTTCAACTGCGACATGCGCCGGATCGACCCCGAGACCACCGACGTCATGTGCGACGACCTCGTGGTGCTGCACACGCAGTACTCCACGCACTGGGACTCGCTCGCGCACGCTGGTACGCGCTTCGACGCCGATGGCGACGGGGCCGAGGAGGCCGTCTACTACGACGGCTACCGCGCCGGGACCGATGTCGTGGGCCCCGCGGACACCGGCGGCGCCGGCCTTGACAGCCTTCCGGGGCCGTCCACCTCCACGGGCGGGCCGCTCGGCGTCGACGCGATGGCGCGCGCCGGGGTCCAGGGACGCGGTGTGCTCCTCGACCTGCGGGCGCACCTCGGGGACGAGTGGCAGCGCGTCGGGCTCGACACGCTGCGCGAGGTGCTGGCCGCCGATGGGGTCGAGGTCGAACCCGGTGACGTGCTCTGCCTGCACACCGGCTTCGCCGAGCACCTGCTGGAGAAGGGCGAGGACATCGACGGCGAGGAGCTGCGGCAACGCGGTGCCGGGCTCGACGGGCGCGACGAGGCGCTGCTGGGGTGGATCACCGACTCCGGCATCGCCGCGATCGTGGCCGACAACTACGCGGTCGAGGCGGTCCCCGCCGGGCCGGCCGAGGGGCCCGCGCCGTTCCTGCCGCTGCACCGGCACTGCCTGTTCACGCTGGGGATGCCGCTGGGCGAGCTGTGGCGGCTCACCCCGTTGGCCGACCACCTGCGCCGCACCGGCCGGTCGCGCTTCCTGCTCACCGCGCCGCCGCTGAACCTGCCCCGCGCCACCGGCTCGCCGGTCACCCCCGTGGCCACCGTGTGAGCAGCCCAATGCCGACTGGAGGTGCGACCATGGCCGATCCATTGCCCGAGCGCGTCCTCGTTACCGGAGGCGCGAGCGGCATCGGCGCGGCGATCGCCGACCGCTGCGCGGCCACCGGGTACGAGGTGCTGGTTCTCGACCGGCAGCCCAGCGAGCACCCGCACACCGTGGTGGATCTCGCCGACCCCGATGCCACCGCCGCGGCGCTGGAGTCGGCGCTGGCGAGCGGGCCGATCACCCGGCTGGTGAACAACGTTGGGGCGGTGTTTCCCGCGGCGGTCGAGGACGCGACCCTGGCGGAGCACCAGTCCGCGTGGGAGCTCAACGTGCGCTCGGCGGTGCAGTGCACCGCCGCCCTCACCCCCTCGATGCGCGAGGCCGGCTTCGGCCGGATCGTCTCGCTCAGCTCACGCGCGGCACTCGGCAAGGAGATGCGCTCGGCCTACGCAGCGACCAAGAGCGCCCTCATCGGGCTCACCCGAGTGTGGGCGCTGGAGCTGGGTGAGCACGGCATCACCGCCAACGCGGTCGGTCCCGGCCCCATCGCGACTCCGCTGTTCGAGGAGGCGAACCCGCCGGGCGCTCCGCGCACCCAGGCGATTGTCGACAGCGTCCCGGTCGGCCGTATGGGAACGCCGCAGGACGTCGCACACGCGGTGGATTTCCTCCTCGACGCCCGCTCGGGCTTCGTCACCGGGCAGACGCTGTACGTGTGCGGCGGAATGACGGTCGGATCCGCGTCCGTGTGACGGGCGCGGACGAGGCACCGCAACCACGAGCGAGAGGAGAGCGGCGTGCCGTACATGGTTGAGACCCACGACAAACCGGACAGCCAGGAGCTGCGCGAACGCGTCCGCCCCGAGCATCTCGACTTCCTCGCCGAACACGCGCGCCTGCTGCTGGCCTGCGGCGCGAAGCTCACCGACGATGGCAGCGGCGCGTCGGGCGGCCTCTACCTGCTCGACGTCGACACCCGCGAGG includes:
- a CDS encoding short-chain fatty acid transporter codes for the protein MNAVANFFSRLVNRYLPDPLVIAVILTFFTLLLAMAVEGTSFLAATQHWGDGFWDLLEFTMQMAIILLAGYMLAKTPLVDRALDIMISPVSNPRTAIIVATLVGGIGTWLNWGFGLVIGGIVAQKLALHVRGLHYPLAIASAYSGFALYGVGLSGSVPLVIATKGHFLEDQIGIVGLGETIFSPVILTTVALVIVLLPLFNALLHPKRDAEVTEIDPGTVPAAPTEPEAGAERERTFSSWLNDSPVIGIAIGALGMLWVVLHFSNGGSLELNTVNFLFVFLGLLLFARPSRYLATLQDGVRTIAGIVIQYPFYAGIMAILVGSGLMVTIAEGFASAASAESLPLWSFVSGGLINILAPSGGGQWAVQGPVMMETARTLGADVAATAVAVQVGDQWTNMIQPFWILPVLAISKLHLRDVMGYLVLVLVFLGVLFGGAMLTWGYLAA
- a CDS encoding YciI family protein, with protein sequence MVETHDKPDSQELRERVRPEHLDFLAEHARLLLACGAKLTDDGSGASGGLYLLDVDTREEAEAFIAADPFSRAGLFSRVEVTRWRKAYLDGRCHLDEPTP
- a CDS encoding SDR family oxidoreductase, whose translation is MADPLPERVLVTGGASGIGAAIADRCAATGYEVLVLDRQPSEHPHTVVDLADPDATAAALESALASGPITRLVNNVGAVFPAAVEDATLAEHQSAWELNVRSAVQCTAALTPSMREAGFGRIVSLSSRAALGKEMRSAYAATKSALIGLTRVWALELGEHGITANAVGPGPIATPLFEEANPPGAPRTQAIVDSVPVGRMGTPQDVAHAVDFLLDARSGFVTGQTLYVCGGMTVGSASV
- a CDS encoding cyclase family protein, which produces MRFSQRPEGSTWGDFPEDDQGGMVGRLNLLTPEKVRQGAAEVREGRAFSLSLPLDCPYRPALNPNRLPPVVRPTLRQGFVNFNCDMRRIDPETTDVMCDDLVVLHTQYSTHWDSLAHAGTRFDADGDGAEEAVYYDGYRAGTDVVGPADTGGAGLDSLPGPSTSTGGPLGVDAMARAGVQGRGVLLDLRAHLGDEWQRVGLDTLREVLAADGVEVEPGDVLCLHTGFAEHLLEKGEDIDGEELRQRGAGLDGRDEALLGWITDSGIAAIVADNYAVEAVPAGPAEGPAPFLPLHRHCLFTLGMPLGELWRLTPLADHLRRTGRSRFLLTAPPLNLPRATGSPVTPVATV